The Punica granatum isolate Tunisia-2019 chromosome 4, ASM765513v2, whole genome shotgun sequence genome has a window encoding:
- the LOC116202398 gene encoding heat shock 70 kDa protein, mitochondrial-like, whose amino-acid sequence MATAALLRSLRRRDVASASFSAAHGSLGRSTKLSWSGSYLGQSWASLCRPFSSKSAGNEVIGIDLGTTNSCVAVMEGKNPKVIENAEGARTTPSVVAFNQKGELLVGTPAKRQAVTNPTNTVFGTKRLIGRRFDDPQTQKEMKMVPYKIVRAPNGDAWVEANGQQYSPSQIGAFILTKMKETAEAYLGKTINKAVITVPAYFNDAQRQATKDAGRIAALDVERIINEPTAAALSYGMNNKEGLIAVFDLGGGTFDISILEISNGVFEVKATNGDTFLGGEDFDNALLDFLVNEFKRTEGIDLSKDRLALQRLREAAEKAKIELSSTSQTEINLPFITADASGAKHLNITLTRSKFETLVNHLIERTREPCKSCLKDAGISTRDVHEVLLVGGMTRVPKIQEVVTEIFGKSPSKGVNPDEAVALGAAIQGGILRGDVKELLLLDVTPLSLGIETLGGVFTRLINRNTTIPTKKSQVFSTAADNQTQVGIKVLQGEREMASDNKLLGEFELVGIPPAPRGMPQIEVTFDIDANGIVTVSAKDKATGKEQQITIRSSGGLSEGEIEKMVKEAEMHAQRDKERKALIDIKNNADTTIYSIEKSLGEYRDKIPNEVAKEIEDAVADLRKAMGGDDADEIKSKMDAANKAVSKIGQHMTSGSAPSGGSQSGDQTPEADFEEVKK is encoded by the exons ATGGCCACAGCGGCGCTGCTCCGCTCGCTGCGACGTCGTGACGTCGCCTCCGCCTCCTTCTCTGCTGCTCATGGCTCG CTTGGTCGGAGCACGAAGCTGTCATGGTCTGGTTCATATCTAGGTCAAAGTTGGGCAAGTCTGTGCAGACCTTTCAG CTCAAAGTCTGCAGGAAATGAAGTGATCGGTATTGACCTGGGCACTACAAACTCCTGTGTTGCAGTCATGGAGGGAAAG AATCCCAAAGTTATCGAAAATGCCGAGGGAGCTAGAACCACTCCATCTGTGGTTGCCTTTAACCAGAAGGGTGAACTCCTTGTTGGTACACCAGCAAAACGCCAGGCAGTGACCAATCCAACAAATACGGTCTTTGGAACAAAGCGCTTGATTGGAAGACGCTTTGATGATCCCCAAACTCAGAAAGAAATGAAGATGGTCCCGTATAAAATTGTTAGGGCTCCAAATGGAGATGCTTGGGTTGAGGCTAATGGACAGCAGTATTCCCCCAGCCAAATTGGTGCCTTCATCCTCACTAAGATGAAGGAGACTGCGGAGGCATATTTGGGGAAGACAATCAATAAGGCCGTTATTACAGTACCTGCCTACTTCAACGATGCCCAGAGACAAGCAACAAAAGATGCTGGGAGAATTGCAGCACTTGATGTCGAGAGAATCATCAATGAGCCCACTGCTGCTGCACTGTCCTATGGTATGAACAACAAGGAAGGTCTAATTGCAGTTTTCGATCTTGGTGGTGGAACTTTTGATATTTCCATCTTGGAGATATCTAATGGTGTTTTCGAG GTCAAAGCCACCAATGGGGATACGTTCTTGGGAGGAGAGGATTTCGACAATGCTCTGCTGGACTTCTTAGTCAATGAGTTCAAGAGAACTGAGGGGATTGATCTTTCCAAGGACAGGCTTGCCCTACAGAGACTTAGAGAAGCAGCTGAGAAGGCCAAGATAGAGCTCTCATCGACATCCCAGACAGAAATCAACTTGCCATTTATCACAGCCGATGCTTCTGGTGCAAAACACCTGAACATTACCCTCACCAGATCAAAATTTGAGACTTTGGTAAATCACTTGATTGAGAGGACTCGGGAACCATGCAAGAGTTGTTTGAAGGATGCTGGAATTTCAACTAGGGATGTGCATGAAGTTCTTTTAGTTGGAGGCATGACACGTGTTCCCAAGATACAAGAAGTGGTCACAGAGATTTTCGGGAAGAGCCCAAGCAAAGGAGTTAACCCTGATGAAGCTGTTGCGCTCGGAGCTGCTATTCAGGGTGGTATCTTACGTGGGGATGTAAAAGAACTGCTACTTCTCGATGTTACTCCCTTATCGCTTGGTATCGAAACCCTTGGTGGTGTCTTCACAAGGCTCATCAACAGAAATACAACTATTCCTACAAAGAAGAGTCAG GTTTTCTCGACAGCGGCTGATAATCAGACCCAGGTGGGTATCAAGGTTCTTCAAGGTGAAAGAGAGATGGCTTCTGACAACAAGTTGCTTGGAGAATTCGAGCTCGTGGGCATCCCACCAGCTCCTAGAGGGATGCCACAAATCGAAGTGACCTTCGATATTGACGCTAATGGGATTGTCACAGTCTCTGCCAAGGACAAGGCAACAGGGAAAGAGCAGCAGATCACCATTCGATCCTCAGGAGGCCTCTCGGAAGgtgaaatcgagaagatggtCAAGGAAGCAGAGATGCACGCTCAGAGGGACAAGGAAAGGAAGGCTTTGATTGACATTAAAAACAATGCGGACACCACCATCTACAGCATTGAGAAGAGCCTGGGCGAGTACCGGGACAAGATACCCAATGAGGTCGCCAAGGAGATTGAGGATGCTGTCGCTGATTTGAGGAAGGCAATGGGAGGGGACGATGCTGACGAGATCAAGTCGAAGATGGATGCTGCGAATAAGGCTGTATCAAAAATTGGGCAGCACATGACAAGTGGCTCAGCCCCCTCTGGGGGTTCACAGAGTGGAGACCAGACCCCCGAGGCCGATTTTGAAGAGGTGAAGAAATAA
- the LOC116204107 gene encoding uncharacterized protein LOC116204107, translating to MEDLYSVVSLRDDRGEYSTDILIEDAKISEVEKKGNITLKEGYGLKRKRSDGFLNLFNKDRTNILYFGKTVEEFQIRLKEAKGDRCLTVLNSEQVDARIKKMKESHRSKIGWIHVGTIQILIKSTFRRNIHCPVRIAVIDNRMTKNCDKILGVITGDLGYGVVKFDVTCNYAVPLASSCFNNSIGIWFELMNKDIMQETDIPFSITYATSYGLSNSHHSVEFINKDKIVIEDLFARTSTRLEFIERLPSTSNTRLLKSESFRITAPISVGKEPMLDEKPQEAPAVIHLPMKSDLDEIKNQVRELNVLTQDLSRRI from the coding sequence ATGGAAGATTTATATTCAGTTGTATCTCTTAGAGACGATAGAGGTGAATATTCTACTGATATACTTATTGAAGATGCAAAGATTTCTGAAGTagagaaaaaaggaaacattACTCTAAAAGAAGGCTAtggtttgaaaagaaaacGATCTGATGGATTTTTGAATCTGTTTAACAAAGATAGAAccaatattttatattttggaaAAACTGTTGAAGAATTTCAAATTCGTTTGAAAGAAGCTAAAGGTGATAGATGTTTGACTGTCTTGAATTCCGAACAAGTTGATGCTagaattaagaaaatgaaggaatCTCATAGATCTAAGATTGGTTGGATACATGTTGGAACTATTCAGATTTTGATTAAGTCTACTTTTCGTAGAAATATCCACTGCCCTGTTAGAATTGCTGTGATTGATAATAGAATGACTAAAAACTGTGATAAGATACTTGGGGTAATTACTGGAGATCTTGGATATGGAGTTGTTAAATTCGATGTTACTTGTAATTATGCTGTTCCGCTTGCATCTAGTTGTTTTAATAATTCGATTGGAATCTGGTTTGAATTAATGAATAAAGATATTATGCAAGAAACTGATATTCCGTTTTCTATTACTTATGCTACATCTTATGGTTTAAGCAACTCTCATCATAGTGtagaatttattaataaagatAAGATTGTTATTGAAGATTTATTTGCTAGAACAAGCACTAGATTAGAATTTATTGAAAGATTACCTTCCACTAGTAATACTAGATTGTTGAAATCTGAAAGCTTTAGAATCACTGCACCTATATCTGTTGGAAAAGAACCAATGTTAGATGAGAAACCTCAGGAAGCACCTGCTGTTATACACTTACCAATGAAATCTGATTTAGATGAGATTAAAAATCAAGTTAGAGAACTAAATGTTTTGACTCAGGATTTATCTAGAAGAATTTGA